Part of the Kiloniellales bacterium genome, CGAAGCCACCTCGATCGGCTAAGGCGCCTTCTTGAGCTTCTCGGTACAGATCCGCACGTAGCGCAAGTCTTCGTCGATCAGCTTCGCGGGAATCGACATCAGATCGTCCGCCTCGGCGGCCTTGACGATCAGACTGACGTCATCCTTCGACTGCTCGGCCATGAGCATGTCGGTGCGGCAGGTGCAGAGCTTCTCGGTCTGTTCGGCCGTCCATATGGGATTGTTCCGGTTTACGTCGTCCTTGCAGATCGTCATGAAGCGCGCACGAAGATCGTCCTCGGCCAGCAGGGTCGACGGCGCCGCCGAGATCCAGCAACAGGCGAGCGCGGCGATGCCGGCCGCGCGTCTAAAGCTCTCCATGCCAGACTCCCATAGGCAAGACTCCCCAGACAGATTCCCGTTTCGAGCCGGATGTTAGCCCAGCAAGGCTTGAAAGCAGAACCGCAAATCGTCCCTCCGGGCGTTCCGCTGCGAATCGGCCGGTCTCTCAAGGCCAGGATTCCACCCCAGGTCTCTCGCAGCGTCCGGGACGGCGTCCCTTGCCGAAGGATGCGGCTTCGCAAACGCCCACGGCGGGGCCTGCCGCAGCTCCGCTCACGAAGCCGTGTGCAGGATCTGAGGCCGCCATAACTTTCGCGTCAGCGAGGGTGTAAGGGCCGTGCGCTACCCCAGATAGCTAGAGGTCGGGCCTGTTGGGAGCCTGATGACGAGAAGGAAAACCGTGCCAATTCCCATGACCGTCGCCTGCCTGGCCCGGCTGCAGCTATGGAGAGGAACCCACGCCATGCCTAGGACCACCGCCACTTTGGCACTCACCGCCGGCCTCTTGGCGCTCGGTGCCGCCTCGGGCGGGGCGACGGCGGAACCGCAGATCATCGAACTGACCCAGACCGCCTGCCAGTTCGTCGAGTCGGAGAACGGCGTCGACCACGGCTTCGAGACCCGGAGCAAGGCGGACTGCGAGGCAGTCAATGCCGAAAGCGGGGATGAGCGCCTGGCCGGGTCCAAGGAGTTGGAGCTCAAGCCCGGCAAGTACATCTTCCGCGTGACCAACGAGGACGTGCCCTACGAGCTCGGGTTCTGGCTAGGCGGCGAGGGCCTCGGGCGCTTCGTCAAGAACAGCGTCTCGGGCGGCGGGCTGACCCGGGGCGTGACCCGGGACTACGAGATCGAGCTGACCGAGGGCGAATACCTCTACTCCTGCCCGCTCAATCCGACCCCGGACTACCGCATCGTCGTCAAGAGCTGACCCACGGCCAAGGCGCGCGGCACGGCCGCCGCGCGTCCGTGCCAAGCTGATGGGAGCAAGGGAAATGGGAGAGATCCTCCGCACGGACATCTGCGTCATCGGCGGCGGCTCCGGCGGCCTTTCGGTGGCCGCGGGCGCGGCCCAGATGGGCGCCCGCACCGTCCTGATCGAGAAGAGCGAGATGGGCGGCGACTGCCTGAACACCGGCTGCGTCCCCTCCAAGGCCCTGATCGCCGCCGCCGAGGCGGCCGAGACCGTCCGCCGTAGCGGCGTCTTCGGGGTCAACGGCCACGAGCCGGAGATCGACTTCGCCAAGGTGCACGGCCACGTCCACGGCGTGATCGCGGCCATCGCACCGCACGACTCCGTCGAGCGCTTCGAGGGCCTGGGCGTCCGGGTGATCAAGGGCGCCGCCCGCTTTACCGGGCCCAAGGAAGTCGAGGTCGAAGGGCATCGTATCCGCGCCCGGCGCTTCGTGATCGCCACCGGTTCCTCCCCGGCCCTGCCGCCGATCCCGGGCCTCGACGAGGTGCCCTTCCTGACCAACGAGACCATCTTCGACCTCAAGGAGCGGCCGGGCCACCTGATCGTCATCGGCGGCGGCCCGATCGGCGCCGAGCTGGCCCAGGCCCAGCGCCGCCTGGGCGCCCGCGTCACCCTGCTCGAGGTCGCCAGCCTGATGGGCAAGGAGGACCCGGAGGCCGCGGAGGTCGTGCGCCGGCGCCTGATCGCGGAAGGCGTCGACGTCCACGAAGGCATCCGGATCGAGTCCCTGGCCCGGAAGGGCAACGGCATCGCCGCCAGCGTCAAGGCCGGGGACGAGTCCCGGGAGATCGAGGGATCGCATCTCCTGATCGCCGCCGGCCGTCGGCCCAACGTCAACGGCCTGGGCCTGCAGGCGGCGGAGATCGACTTCTCCTCCCGCGGCATTGTCGTCGACAGCCGCCTGCGCACCAGCAACCGCAAGATCTTCGCCATCGGCGACGTAATTGGCGGCTACCAGTTCACCCACATGGCCGGCTACCACGCGGGGATCGTCATCCGCAACGCGCTCTTCGCCCTACCGGCCAAGGTCAAGGACAACGCCGTGCCCTGGGTGACCTACACCGACCCCGAGGTCGCCCAGGTCGGCCTGACCGAGGCCGAGGCGCGGGAGCGGCACGGCGAGGCCGTAGGGGTGTCGCGCTGGTCCTTCGCCGAGAACGACCGGGCCCAGGCAGAGCGCGCCACTGAAGGCTTCGTCAAGGTCGTGACCGGCAAGCGCGGCCGGATCCTGGGCGTCACCCTGGTCGGCCGCCACGCCGGCGAATTGCTGCAGCCCTGGGTCCTGGCGATCACCCAGGGACTCAAGATCGGCGCCATGGCCGGGATCATCGCGCCCTACCCGACCCTCGGCGAGATCAACAAGCGCGCCGCCGGCGCCTACTTCACGGAGGCGCTCTTCGGCCCCCGGACCCGCCGCCTGGTCGGGCTTCTACAGCGCCTGCCCTGACGTGAAGACGATGCGCGACGCCCAAAGCGGCGCGGCCGTAACCGGCCGCCACGCGCTTGAGAAGGAGACGATCATGTCCGTGACCGAAGCCAAGACCCGAGACCTGGCCCGCACCACTGGCAGGCCGAGCGCGCTCCGGCGCTTCCTGCCCCTGGCGTTCCTGCTCGGCCTGGCGGCGGCGGCCTGGTCGCTAGGCCTCAAGGAGTACCTGACCTTCGAGGCGCTGCGCGAGAACCGGGCGCTGCTTCTGGACTTCGTCCAGGACCAGGCCGCGCTGGCCGTGATCGTCTTCATCCTCGCCTACGCGGTCAGCACGGCGGTCTCGCTGCCGGGCGGCGCCTTCCTGAGCGTGATCGGCGGCTTCCTCTTCGGCACGGCCTTCGGCGGC contains:
- a CDS encoding FAD-dependent oxidoreductase is translated as MGEILRTDICVIGGGSGGLSVAAGAAQMGARTVLIEKSEMGGDCLNTGCVPSKALIAAAEAAETVRRSGVFGVNGHEPEIDFAKVHGHVHGVIAAIAPHDSVERFEGLGVRVIKGAARFTGPKEVEVEGHRIRARRFVIATGSSPALPPIPGLDEVPFLTNETIFDLKERPGHLIVIGGGPIGAELAQAQRRLGARVTLLEVASLMGKEDPEAAEVVRRRLIAEGVDVHEGIRIESLARKGNGIAASVKAGDESREIEGSHLLIAAGRRPNVNGLGLQAAEIDFSSRGIVVDSRLRTSNRKIFAIGDVIGGYQFTHMAGYHAGIVIRNALFALPAKVKDNAVPWVTYTDPEVAQVGLTEAEARERHGEAVGVSRWSFAENDRAQAERATEGFVKVVTGKRGRILGVTLVGRHAGELLQPWVLAITQGLKIGAMAGIIAPYPTLGEINKRAAGAYFTEALFGPRTRRLVGLLQRLP